A DNA window from Trypanosoma brucei brucei TREU927 chromosome 10, whole genome shotgun sequence contains the following coding sequences:
- a CDS encoding proteasome regulatory non-ATPase subunit 11 (Curated by J. Mottram. identical to GB:AAL72634.1: proteasome regulatory non-ATP-ase subunit 11 {Trypanosoma brucei}; similar to 26S proteasome regulatory subunit rpn11. (Swiss-Prot:P41878) (Schizosaccharomyces pombe)), whose product MFHPQLVAGGANRAAPAEELRDTAETVQISSLALLKMLMHGRAGVPLEVMGLMIGELIDDYTVRVSDVFSMPQTATGQSVEAVDPEYQVHMLDKLSVVGRPEKVVGWYHSHPGFGCWLSGEDVMTASSYEQLTPRSVSVVIDPIQSVRGKVVIDAFRTTKDPHTGPRIMFQEPRQTTSNIGWLTRPSPIALTRGLDRDYYSLPITFRKKNHELALLLNVYKKGWQEGFRLENMTRFDRNTVREKMRALASLAVQSERFIVQGLDEDDVGNVGRANPIAHLQSESEGLINASLNQSIGAMINGVVF is encoded by the coding sequence ATGTTCCATCCCCAATTGGTGGCGGGTGGTGCCAATCGCGCTGCACCGGCAGAGGAGCTACGCGACACAGCCGAGACGGTGCAGATATCGTCTTTGGCATTGCTCAAAATGCTGATGCACGGGCGCGCTGGGGTGCCGCTCGAGGTAATGGGTTTGATGATTGGTGAGTTGATTGACGACTATACGGTCCGTGTATCTGATGTCTTCTCCATGCCTCAAACGGCCACGGGTCAATCCGTTGAAGCTGTGGACCCAGAGTATCAAGTTCATATGTTAGACAAACTCTCCGTGGTGGGTCGACCGGAAAAAGTTGTTGGGTGGTACCACAGTCACCCTGGTTTCGGCTGCTGGCTTTCTGGTGAGGATGTAATGACGGCGAGCAGCTATGAGCAACTGACGCCGCGCAGCGTGTCGGTAGTGATCGACCCTATCCAATCGGTCCGCGGCAAAGTAGTAATTGACGCCTTCCGCACCACGAAGGACCCGCATACGGGGCCGCGAATCATGTTCCAAGAGCCACGACAGACAACAAGCAACATCGGGTGGCTGACGCGACCTTCTCCTATTGCTCTCACCCGTGGGTTGGATCGTGACTATTACAGTCTTCCCATTACCTTCCGCAAGAAAAACCACGAACTTGCGCTACTCCTCAACGTCTACAAGAAGGGTTGGCAGGAGGGTTTCCGATTAGAAAACATGACACGTTTTGATCGCAATACGGTGCGAGAGAAGATGCGTGCGCTGGCGTCGCTTGCCGTCCAGTCGGAGCGATTCATTGTTCAGGGTCTCGATGAAGATGATGTAGGCAATGTCGGTCGAGCAAATCCCATTGCGCATCTCCAATCCGAATCGGAGGGCCTAATCAACGCGAGTCTTAACCAATCCATAGGAGCGATGATTAATGGGGTTGTCTTCTGA